From the Candidatus Rhabdochlamydia sp. T3358 genome, the window GACCCAGCTCCTTATGAAAGTGTAAAAAGATATGATGGTCCAGGAGCTGGGTCTCATCGGAATAAGGTTTTAGACCAAGAGATAGAAGTCCCTCATGTTCATGATCCTGCTTGTCCAGGAGGGATTAGACCACCTTTACCTTGGGAAATACCAAAATAAAGGAAGTATGTATGAAAGATTTTTTATGGCTTCAGCAGTGGTATCAAGCTCATTGCAATGGAAATTGGGAACATGCTAGTAGGATCTGTTTTAGAACTCTTGACAATCCTGGTTGGTCATTAACAATAGATTTGGAAGATACAGAATTAAAAAGTAAAAATTTCCGAAAGATAAAAATAGATCGATCGGAAGAAGACTGGATATTTTGTGAGGTTAAGGATACTAAATTTAAAGCATGGGGTGGTGTTGAAAACTTACCGGGAGTTTTGAAAGTATTTCGTTATTGGGCTGAAAATGAACCATTCGATTTTGCCTTGGAGAGTACCAAAATAACGGAAGAATCTATAGAGGAAGACGATTTTTCATGGCTGCAACAGTGGTTTCAAGATTACTGTAATGGAGACTGGGAACACGGTAGTGGAATCCAACTAAGGACTACTAGCAATCCTGGCTGGTCATTAACAATAAATGTGGAAGATACACAACTAGAATATACAAATTTTCAACAGATAAAAATAGATCGATCTCAGCAAGATTGGATATTTTGTGAAGTTAAGAGTCTTAAATTTGAAGCAAGATGTGGTGTTGAAAATCTACCGGAAGTTTTAAGAGTATTTCGTCATTGGGTGATTGAAAATGAGCCATCTAAAAATAATGAATATGAGTGGGATGATCATGTTATTATTAAGAAAGATGCTCCAGAGCAGTTTTGTCCAGGAAGGACTGGGGTTGTGTGTTACATGTGGGAAATCAAATTTGAAGACATTGCAAAAGAATTTTTCTCAGAGTTAGGGGATTGGATTTATATTATAAAATTTAAGACCGGTAGAGAGATTCGAGTTGCTGGTCGTTTTTTGGAGAAATACTCAGAAGTATAGTGATAAGGCATGAAACCTTTATGATTTGCCCTCTTTATAACAGCTTTTGTTGTTCCGGTTGCTTATTACAGCGCTCACAGGAATTGCTGCTTACGCAGGCTATAAAGTGTCTCAGGTCATTTACGAAAGAGGTTACGATAACCTCCTTTTTAAAAACTCTTCTACCACACAAGGCCCGAGCAATGCTTCAAAAAAAGGAACTGGTAAAGGGAGTGGAAGATCAGAGCGACTAAAGCCAGATCCAGACACAAAAGGCGTCGTCGCACATAGTGTATTCAGAAGACACCCGAAGACTGGTCAAGTGATAAAGTACGAAACCTTTAAACCACAGACCAATCCTAGAGATCCAGCTCCTTATGAAAGTGTAAAAAGATATGATGGTCCAGGAAGTGGTGGGCCTCACTATAACGACTTTTTAGATAAATACATAGATACTCCTCATGTCCATGATCCCGCTTGTCCGGGAGGAATTAGACCAGCTTTACCTTGGGAAATACCAAAATAACGGAAGAATTTATGGAAGAAGACGATTTTTTATGGCTTCAGCAGTGGTATCAAGATAACTGTAATAAAGATTGGGAAACCGGCGATCGAATTCAACTAAGGACTCTTGACAATCCTGGTTGGTGGCTAGCAATAAATTTGAAAGATACAGAACTAGCAAATAAAAACTTCCAAGAGATAAAGGACATAGGACGATCTGAAGAAAATTGGACA encodes:
- a CDS encoding immunity 53 family protein, whose amino-acid sequence is MKDFLWLQQWYQAHCNGNWEHASRICFRTLDNPGWSLTIDLEDTELKSKNFRKIKIDRSEEDWIFCEVKDTKFKAWGGVENLPGVLKVFRYWAENEPFDFALESTKITEESIEEDDFSWLQQWFQDYCNGDWEHGSGIQLRTTSNPGWSLTINVEDTQLEYTNFQQIKIDRSQQDWIFCEVKSLKFEARCGVENLPEVLRVFRHWVIENEPSKNNEYEWDDHVIIKKDAPEQFCPGRTGVVCYMWEIKFEDIAKEFFSELGDWIYIIKFKTGREIRVAGRFLEKYSEV